ATTGCCAtccttattttgtctttctgaTTTTATTTGCTGATAACAAGTCTGTATGTGTGCTTGCAGTTTCTGGATATACGTTGAGCGCTGGGGTTTGCCTAAGAAGTATATGTATAGCATTAGAGAGAAAGTGGAATATTTTGTGAGGAAAATGTTAGGAAGACGTTTTTAGACTAAATTTTATAGATCACGAGGAATTCAACCATCAACTGCCATATCATGTGGTCTGAGATATAGACCACGAGGAAGACGTTTTTTAGACTAATTTTATATTTAGTTGGTCTATTTAACTATTGGAGAGGACATGTCAAGTTCTAGTTGAAAccttcattcaattttttttttgagcatTTGAAGTTGCATTGTGTCGTATGTGCCTTAATTGGCGTACTCGGGCTACATCGTCAATTATTCCAAGTTTGATCAAAAAAACCAAACGAGAAACCTTTTGATGAAACATACCCAACTGGGCACAAACACAAACGAGTAATTCCTGCAAGTCTCATTTCTAGCCAACATTATTGTTACAAGTTATCATGTTGCGAAACACTCGACCTTTCGAGTTTGTGAgcaaaaataatttcttacGGTCAAATTTGATGTAGGAGCACCAAGGAAGTAAACCAATATCCACCCCAATAGGAGAGGTTTTTGTGTAGGGAAGTCAACTTAAGGGGATTGTGAGAGGGTGTCTGATAAAAAAGTGGGTCAGTGTTAACCTGACAAATCAGGGTTAACTAGACAAATTAGGGGGTAGAGTagtgtatttttgtttttttgttttttgtctgaATCGGCACGGACACATGGTTCAGCTGCTGATGCTAAATCGTTACGAGTAGGGTTGAGCAATGAGCATTATGTGGGTTGGTTGGGTTGGACTTCAACCTTTGGCTAACCCAATAGGCCCAAATTGGCATTATAGAAAACCTTTTCCACCCAAGAAAATAGACAAACCAACCCATCTAAaccatttaaaatttttaaggcGAGTTGGGTTAGACATGTTCTACGAGTTTGGATTATTTAGTTTCTTTCTTATTCCTAAAGTGATTATAAGTGATAAATAAACCAAAATGCATGTTAGGTTAGGCTTAAATCATGTAATTTGACTGTTGTAGGATCATTGGCTGTTACTTAGTATTTAAATTTCATTATTTACTGGAGTGTAAACAAATAAGTGTGTTTAATAACTACTAAATTTgctatttagtactacggtgCAGTGGTATACCTTTTCACTTGTACCTaagaagtcttaggttcgattctagCCAAAAGCGTAtatgaaccatattattgctagttcatTGCGAAACTAAACTCACCCCgtcccctttagtgtagataatatcgtttgtcaaaaaaaaaaaaaaatatatatatatataactactaaatTTTAAGAATATGTTTATGGAATATACATGTATGTTTAAAAATTGTTAACATTCAGATTGGTTAATTTTGATCGGGTTAATAATGCTTCAATTCAACACAAATCACCTATTACAGCCCGGCCCAACCCAACCCAGTTGGACTGGTCGGTTTGGTCGGTTCCCACCCCGCTACGAGAATACCGAATGATTTGAGATTCTCCACCCTCCCCGCCTCCTCCCCTCCCTCTCTCTGACTTCCTAACCTAGTAGCTTCCGTTGTATTTGGTTTGTATAGACACCAAAGAACCTAGCTTTGGTGTGAATTTAAGGCATATGACATCATAAGCTGAGATTTCAAGAACTTTACATTTTCCCTTCAAATTTCTCCTCATTGGAGCAAAGAAATCAGAAAAAGTATATTAATTTCTCTGTCCCTCCTGGAAATGGTCAGCTCGCTGCTCCGAGCAAGAAATTCCATCACCAAAATCCCCAAAGTCTTCCCCCCAAATCCACAAATTCTCACTCCAAACTCAGCCCCAATCCAATCCCACCAAAACCCATGTCCCCAACTCCCTCATACCCAAAACCCTTCAAGGGTTTTGCAGAATTCTTCCTTTTCAACCCAGTCCTCCAAGTTTCCGGAATACGAAATGCCCTCGGTCACTTGGGGCGTCGTCCAAGGCCGGAAAGAGAAGCTCGTCTCCAGGGTCATAATCTGTGACTATTTGAAGAGCTTAGGCATAATTCCTGATGAATTGGAGAACTTGGAGCTGCCTTCTGCTGTTGATGTCATGCGGGAGAGAGTTGAGTTCCTTCAGAAGCTCGGATTGTCGATCGACGACATTAACGAGTACCCGTTGATGCTCGGGTGCAGTGTGAGGAAAAATATGATACCTGTGTTGGCTTACTTGGAGAAAATTGGGATTCCGAGGCCGAAACTTGGTGAGTTTGTTAAGAATTACCCGCAAGTATTGCATGCTAGTGTGGTTGTTGAGCTTGTGCCGGTTGTCAAGTTCCTTCGTGGGCTTGATGTCGAAAAGCAGGATATTGGTTATGTGTTGCAGAAGTATCCTGAGCTTCTTGGATACAAGCTTGAGGGGACAATGAGTACTTCGGTTGCATATCTTGTTAGTATTGGTGTTAGTCCTAGGGATATAGGACCGATGGTTACACAGTATCCTTACTTCTTGGGAATGAGAGTTGGGACTGTCATTAAGCCGTTTGTTGATTATTTGGTTTCGTTAGGTTTGCCGAAAAAGATATTGGCCAGGATGCTGGAGAAGCGGACATACTTACTTGGTTATGATCTTGAGGAGACTGTTAAACCAAATGTGGATTGTTTAATTAGTTTTGGGATCAGGAGGGAAGCACTTGCTTCGGTTGTTGCTCAGTACCCCCAAATTCTTGGGCTGCCTTTGAAAGCTAAAATGTCTTCGCAGCAGTATTCCTTTAGTTTGAAGCTTAAGATTGATCCTGAAGGGTTTGCACGGGTGGTTGAGAAGATGCCACAGATAGTCAGCCTTCATCAACATTTGATAATGAAGCCGGTCGAATTCCTTCTTGGACGGGGAATAGCTTCTGAGGACGTAGCTAAGATGGTTGTAAAGTGTCCCCAGTTAATTGCGCTGCGTGTTGAGCTCATGAAGAATGGTTTCTACTTCTTTAAGAGTGAAATGGGGAGGCCACTGAAAGAGCTTGTGGACTTTCCGGAATACTTTACTTACAGCTTGGAGTCGAGGATTAAACCTAGGTACCAGAGGTTGCAAAGCAAGGGCATCAGGTGTTCATTGAAATGGTTCCTCAACTGTAGTGATCAGAGATTTGAGGAGAGGTTGCAAGGGGAGTATATTGAAACAGAGACACCAGGTCCATCATTTTATATGGGTGGGAAGTTAGAGCTCCCGGGAAGTGAGATGGTGTCAGATGAGGATGATGAGAGTGATGATGAAGTACTTTACAGACGCACTGTTTCCTTGTAGTAAATTTTATTGACTTTagaaaatcaaatttattttaaaatgttattcaTATTCATCGGATTTGGTTTTCTTATGCCTGTTCATATTTGGTCATTGTTCTATTTTAGTTTgactttttctttcttaatcATGTGTATGCATCTTATGTAGGTCTTAAGATTGATAAAGACAATGAAAGTAAAATCGTTTTGCCTACTTCAGTTAGTATATTCTTTCAACTAGTTCAGTTACCTGAAATCATtagctttgccttttgatggATCAGATTCTGATAGACAAATATCAACCGTCACCCAACCTACGACTGAGACAGTGCCACTGTTTGCTACTATGAATTTTGATGATGCTCACTTATGATTTAGAACTGTATCTTTCTGGTGTCGAAAAGGATGTTTGCATGAATGTCTAAAGTGGCCTAACTTTGTGTCCCGTTTAGTTTCTTTATTTGGGAAACTAAATGTTTTTCTTGTGATGGAAAATGCGTTACTCTTTGTTCTGTCGCAGAAAGATACATTATCATTACATAGAAGCATGAACAGGTAGAGTTCTTGTATTGGTCACATTTTGTTATGCAAGTATGCATCCCAGGAATGGTGGAGGCTGTACGAATCACAACATGAGAAGAAAACTTAGTCAGAAATGGTTCAAAGGTTTCCTTTCGTGTTTCGTGGTTAGTATGTGTTGATCATTAAATTGTACTATACGTGGTTCTTAGTATTTGGAAATagtttctttggttttttttatttttttatattttttatgaataCCTTGAACTCTGCTACTTCTCTGTGTGTTTCCCCAGTTGTTACAAAACATCCCAGGC
This region of Malus domestica chromosome 07, GDT2T_hap1 genomic DNA includes:
- the LOC103449742 gene encoding transcription termination factor MTERF4, chloroplastic, encoding MVSSLLRARNSITKIPKVFPPNPQILTPNSAPIQSHQNPCPQLPHTQNPSRVLQNSSFSTQSSKFPEYEMPSVTWGVVQGRKEKLVSRVIICDYLKSLGIIPDELENLELPSAVDVMRERVEFLQKLGLSIDDINEYPLMLGCSVRKNMIPVLAYLEKIGIPRPKLGEFVKNYPQVLHASVVVELVPVVKFLRGLDVEKQDIGYVLQKYPELLGYKLEGTMSTSVAYLVSIGVSPRDIGPMVTQYPYFLGMRVGTVIKPFVDYLVSLGLPKKILARMLEKRTYLLGYDLEETVKPNVDCLISFGIRREALASVVAQYPQILGLPLKAKMSSQQYSFSLKLKIDPEGFARVVEKMPQIVSLHQHLIMKPVEFLLGRGIASEDVAKMVVKCPQLIALRVELMKNGFYFFKSEMGRPLKELVDFPEYFTYSLESRIKPRYQRLQSKGIRCSLKWFLNCSDQRFEERLQGEYIETETPGPSFYMGGKLELPGSEMVSDEDDESDDEVLYRRTVSL